A window from Pleuronectes platessa chromosome 6, fPlePla1.1, whole genome shotgun sequence encodes these proteins:
- the LOC128441786 gene encoding desmoglein-2.1-like, producing MSAMEMHQWETRRFLGGQSMNLSRKTSRSNSYQVPMKGGSSRYMQYFSMRSNIFLPDLIERKVHLVDGDNIDHPMHQPFEYDYEGQDSKCQSLDKLSLSNLGDDTEFLNDLGPKFMTLGNICHQTAPDNNTQI from the exons ATGAGCGCAATGGAAATGCATCAGTGGGAAACTCGCAGATTTCTTGGAGGGCAGAGCATG AACTTATCAAGGAAAACAAGCAGGAGCAACAGCTACCAG gTACCCATGAAGGGAGGCTCCAGCAGGTACATGCAGTATTTCAGCATGCGGTCAAATATATTCCTTCCTGATCTCATCGAAAGG AAAGTCCACTTGGTTGATGGAGACAATATCGACCACCCGATGCATCAGCCCTTTGAATATGACTATGAGGGTCAGGACAGCAAATGCCAGTCACTGGATAAGCTGTCCCTCAGCAACCTGGGAGATGATACAGAGTTTCTGAATGATTTAGGGCCAAAGTTCATGACCTTGGGCAACATCTGTCACCAAACAGCTccagacaacaacacacagatttGA
- the LOC128441916 gene encoding cadherin-like protein 26 encodes MRTFPLLLLELLLRSKRDWVLSTIELREEEPVYGGRIVVSQMYNDQKKEDNVHSKFHLSGAGVDDGFFRINEENGEVYLLKKIDREKTPHFEMKFEILTDGVAIDDPLTIIVDVEDINDNAPIFKNLPLIFNVKENTKGILPVVLDVCDEDQEDTPNSKVTIRMLKQEPAEPTIELKQLSNRKAQLTLKGCFDYDRIKTYKVTVEAKDHGKGFLSSTAVVTLNVVDTNTHPPKFKKKKFYGEVNESQLKKNVLRVEVEDKDTRNTPGWRAKYFFVDKKEEEFFQIETDPKTNEGILHFIKEKHYERTINITLEIGVENEEPLFVCADKSTGKVTLPPIDKINVTIKMFEVNDAPQFEKEQVDVYLKEEEEPGEGWLPPTLADPDFDIDKIRFVLTEDPAGWLTIDPITGKVTSVTKMDRESPFVEKGIYKAIIYAIDDGEPPANSTCSLLFHLGDVNDNKPKLASKSVIMCGNKGNKAMVPVIDPDDPPYSGPFAFSLGGVDENLKTQWKLDPDIGMEGGLVSLTPLAYGNYSVPVEIEDQQGMGAQDTVNVIVCDCGEADVCPARGPLSTSLGAAGVGSIILGFLIFLLLLLIFICQCGQGAMTHITLPYDEGSQTLMKYNVEGGGAASTAMPTIPWLSSNGATVTDSLKPAIGQGLCGLCDKKLTG; translated from the exons ATGAGGACTTTTCCCCTGCTTCTGCTG GAGCTTTTGCTGCGTTCCAAAAGAGATTGGGTTTTGTCTACGATTGAACTAAGAGAGGAAGAACCTGTCTATGGGGGAAGAATCGTTGTTTCACAG ATGTATAATGACcagaaaaaagaagataatGTTCATTCAAAGTTCCATCTCAGTGGAGCAGGTGTGGATGATGGCTTTTTTAGAATCAATGAAGAAAACGGAGAGGTTTAtctcttaaaaaaaattgacagaGAGAAAACCCCCCATTTCGAG ATGAAGTTTGAAATCTTGACGGACGGCGTTGCAATAGACGATCCCCTAACTATAATTGTAGATGTAGAGGACATCAATGACAATGCACCTATTTTTAAGAATCTTCCCCTGATTTTCAATGTAAAGGAGAACACAAAGG GGATCTTGCCAGTGGTGCTGGACGTTTGTGACGAGGATCAGGAGGACACGCCTAACTCTAAAGTCACCATCCGTATGCTTAAACAGGAACCGGCAGAGCCCACGATTGAGTTGAAACAGCTCAGTAACAGAAAGGCCCAGCTCACACTTAAAGGATGTTTTGACTACGAT AGAATCAAGACATATAAAGTTACGGTTGAAGCAAAAGATCATGGGAAGGGATTTTTATCCTCCACTGCTGTTGTTACTCTCAATGTTGTTGACACAAACACCCATCCACCAAAgttcaagaaaaaaaag TTCTATGGTGAGGTGAACGAATCACAGCTCAAAAAGAACGTCTTGAGAGTCGAAGTAGAAGACAAAGACACTCGGAACACTCCTGGATGGCGGGCCAAATATTTCTTTGTTgacaaaaaagaggaagaatttTTCCAAATTGAAACTGACCCCAAAACAAATGAAGGTATTCTGCACTTCATTAAG GAAAAACATTATGAGAGGACAATTAATATAACCTTGGAGATCGGAGTAGAGAACGAAGAACCCCTTTTTGTTTGTGCAGACAAATCAACCGGCAAAGTCACACTTCCACCTATAGATAAAATCAACGtcacaataaaaatgtttgaagTCAATGACGCACCGCAGTTTGAGAAAGAGCAAGTTGATGTGTACctaaaggaagaggaggagccgggGGAGGGGTGGCTCCCTCCAACGCTTGCTGATCCGGACTTTGACATAGACAAGATAAG GTTTGTGCTAACAGAAGATCCAGCGGGTTGGCTAACCATTGATCCGATTACAGGAAAAGTCACATCGGTGACGAAAATGGACAGAGAATCACCCTTTGTTGAGAAGGGCATTTACAAAGCAATCATCTACGCCATTGATGACG GTGAACCTCCAGCCAACAGTACATGCTCGCTGCTGTTCCACCTGGGGGATGTCAATGACAACAAGCCAAAGCTGGCAAGCAAAAGTGTCATTATGTGTGGAAACAAGGGCAACAAGGCCATGGTGCCTGTCATAGACCCAGATGATCCTCCATACAGTGGGCCCTTTGCCTTTTCTCTGGGAGGTGTTGATGAAAATCTGAAGACGCAATGGAAACTAGACCCTGATATTG GTATGGAAGGCGGCCTTGTTAGCCTGACGCCACTTGCTTATGGCAACTACTCTGTGCCAGTAGAGATTGAGGACCAACAGGGAATGGGCGCACAAGATACAGTCAATGTGATAGTGTGCGACTGTGGAGAAGCAGACGTTTGCCCAGCCAGAGGGCCGCTATCAACCAGCCTCGGGGCTGCTGGTGTTGGATCGATTATTCTGGGATTTCTCATATTTTTAT tgctgCTACTCATCTTTATATGTCAGTGTGGACAAGGGGCGATGACACACATCACCCTCCCGTACGATGAAGGCAGCCAGACCCTTATGAAGTACAACGTAGAAGGAGGCGGcgctgcaagcaca GCTATGCCCACTATACCCTGGCTATCTTCAAATGGTGCAACTGTGACAGACAGCCTGAAACCGGCCATCGGGCAG GGTTTGTGTGGATTGTGTGACAAGAAGCTCACTGGGTGA